One region of Rhodocaloribacter litoris genomic DNA includes:
- a CDS encoding phosphoribosylaminoimidazolesuccinocarboxamide synthase, producing METALLRRHLNHTLYETHLPGFEARYRGKVRDTYRDGDRLILVTTDRISAFDHILRQTIPFKGQVLNQTAAYFFEHTADVAPNHVLSVPDPNVTVAVRCEPVPVEFVVRGYLAGHAWREYRAGRRTLCGVPLPEGLRQNSRLPEPILTPTTKAKAGHDLDVSREEILARGILDAATFDHLKDLALRLFARGTEMAAERGLILVDTKYEFGRTPEGTYVLIDEVHTPDSSRYFYADTYDALLARDAPQRQLSKEFVREWLMARGFQGRDGQVLPDLPDDFRVEVAQRYIELYETVTGKPFVPDTHPDPEARIREALGLEVPR from the coding sequence ATGGAAACCGCCCTCCTGCGCCGTCACCTCAACCACACCCTCTACGAAACCCACCTGCCCGGCTTCGAGGCAAGGTACCGGGGCAAGGTACGCGATACGTACCGCGACGGGGACCGGCTCATCCTGGTCACCACCGACCGGATCTCGGCCTTCGACCACATCCTCCGGCAGACCATCCCCTTCAAGGGCCAGGTGCTGAACCAGACGGCCGCCTATTTCTTCGAGCATACGGCCGACGTGGCCCCCAACCACGTCCTCAGCGTGCCGGACCCGAACGTCACAGTGGCCGTGCGGTGCGAGCCGGTGCCGGTCGAGTTCGTGGTGCGGGGCTACCTGGCCGGCCACGCCTGGCGCGAATACCGGGCGGGGCGGCGAACCCTCTGCGGCGTTCCTCTCCCCGAAGGCCTCCGCCAGAACAGCCGCCTGCCCGAACCCATCCTGACCCCGACCACCAAGGCAAAGGCCGGGCACGACCTCGACGTCAGCCGTGAGGAAATCCTCGCCCGCGGCATCCTGGACGCCGCCACGTTCGACCACCTGAAGGACCTGGCCCTCCGCCTCTTCGCCCGCGGCACCGAAATGGCCGCCGAACGCGGCCTCATCCTGGTCGATACGAAATACGAGTTCGGCCGCACCCCGGAAGGCACCTACGTCCTGATCGACGAGGTGCATACCCCGGACTCGTCCCGCTATTTCTACGCGGACACCTACGACGCCCTGCTTGCCCGGGACGCCCCGCAGCGCCAGCTCTCGAAGGAGTTCGTCCGGGAATGGCTCATGGCCCGGGGCTTCCAGGGACGCGACGGCCAGGTCCTGCCCGACCTGCCGGACGACTTCCGCGTGGAGGTGGCACAGCGCTATATCGAACTCTACGAAACCGTGACGGGCAAACCATTCGTGCCGGACACCCACCCCGATCCGGAGGCCCGCATCCGGGAAGCCCTCGGCCTCGAAGTGCCCCGGTGA
- a CDS encoding heavy-metal-associated domain-containing protein, with translation MQKTLKIDGMSCQHCVRAVEQALQAVAGVTVKRVGIGVAEVEYDPAQVDAQALVDAVEEAGYTVEEGRGGVSN, from the coding sequence ATGCAAAAAACCCTGAAAATAGACGGAATGAGTTGCCAGCACTGCGTGCGGGCCGTCGAACAGGCCCTGCAAGCGGTCGCGGGCGTGACGGTGAAGCGCGTCGGGATCGGCGTGGCGGAGGTCGAATACGACCCGGCGCAGGTGGACGCGCAGGCCCTCGTCGATGCGGTGGAGGAGGCGGGGTACACCGTCGAAGAGGGACGCGGCGGCGTTTCGAACTAG
- a CDS encoding LacI family DNA-binding transcriptional regulator translates to MPQEKSKVTIYDVAARAGVAISTVSRVLNNSDDVSDRTRARVLRAIEELQFRPDRTAKTLAQQATQLLAVAMPTFTTPFHTELMKGIRTCLRERDVDLLLCDLGSTKRHLTLMNFLRRGTVDGLLLAGVDVTEAIAQELQALHAPVVLIGSEWESFDSFYWDDVAGARQAVEHLIEQGHRRIGMITTATGSPLQNRRIQGYREALEAAGLPFDPSLLASGFTEKHAGYSEEAGYEAMQTLLQVDPPLTAVFASSDVQAIGAWKAIIDAGKKVPDDIALVGYDDIKTSTYIGLTSIAQDMQAIGQRATEVLLERMEGKRTTPPEAVLVVPKLQVRRSSRRTR, encoded by the coding sequence ATGCCTCAGGAGAAAAGCAAGGTCACCATCTACGACGTCGCCGCGCGGGCGGGGGTTGCCATCTCGACCGTCTCCCGCGTCCTGAACAACTCGGACGACGTCTCCGACCGCACCCGGGCACGGGTCCTACGTGCCATCGAAGAGCTGCAGTTTCGCCCGGATCGCACGGCGAAGACGCTGGCCCAGCAGGCCACCCAGCTCCTGGCCGTGGCCATGCCCACCTTCACCACCCCCTTCCACACCGAGTTGATGAAGGGGATACGAACCTGCCTCCGCGAGCGGGACGTGGACCTGCTCCTCTGCGACCTCGGCTCCACCAAGCGCCACCTGACGCTGATGAACTTCCTCCGGCGCGGCACGGTGGACGGGCTGCTGCTGGCCGGCGTCGACGTCACGGAGGCAATCGCCCAGGAGCTGCAGGCCCTGCACGCCCCGGTGGTGCTCATCGGCTCCGAGTGGGAGTCGTTCGACAGCTTCTACTGGGACGACGTCGCCGGAGCCCGGCAGGCCGTCGAACACCTGATCGAGCAGGGGCACCGCCGCATCGGCATGATCACCACAGCCACGGGCAGCCCGCTGCAAAACCGCCGGATCCAAGGCTACCGGGAGGCACTGGAAGCCGCGGGCCTCCCGTTCGACCCCTCCCTGCTTGCCAGCGGGTTCACCGAAAAACACGCCGGCTACAGCGAAGAGGCCGGCTATGAGGCCATGCAAACCCTCCTCCAGGTGGACCCGCCCCTGACCGCCGTCTTCGCCAGCAGCGACGTGCAGGCCATCGGTGCCTGGAAGGCCATCATCGACGCGGGCAAGAAGGTGCCGGACGACATCGCCCTGGTGGGCTACGACGACATCAAGACGAGCACCTACATCGGCCTGACCAGCATCGCCCAGGACATGCAGGCCATCGGCCAGCGGGCCACGGAGGTCCTGCTCGAACGCATGGAGGGGAAACGCACCACCCCCCCCGAAGCCGTCCTCGTCGTGCCCAAGCTCCAGGTGCGCCGTTCGAGCAGGCGCACCCGTTGA
- a CDS encoding ThuA domain-containing protein, whose amino-acid sequence MVHLLVPALLLILPAHPAATPSPPPEAGRHGFRALVFSKTAGFRHSSIEAGIAALQELATEHDFEVDATEDASVFTDAGLAAYDVIVFLNTTGDVLDADQQAAMERFIRAGGGFAGIHAAADTEYDWPFYGGLVGAYFASHPEIQTATVKVVDRVHPSTAMLPARWVRTDEWYNFRTNPWGKVHVLAVLDETTYGGGTMGHDHPIAWCHVYEGGRAWYTAGGHTEAAYGEPLFREHLLQGIEYAAGAARGDCGATFGSNFEKLILEDEVDDPMDLEVLADGRVLFIEKGGRVRLHDPATGLTTTALTLSVYEGQEDGLLGIALDPGFDANGWVYLFYSPAGGSARQHLSRFTMTGGVLDPASEVVLLEVPTQRDECCHSAGSLAFDPDGNLYIATGDDTNPFESDGYAPIDGRPGRAAWDARRTSGNPDDLRGKILRIHPEPDGTYTIPAGNLFPADGTAGRPEVYVMGVRNPFRIAVDPVTGRLYWGDVGPDAGAPSATRGPEGFDEWNRTDTAGNFGWPFCIADNRPYVAYDFATGLSGGAFDCDAPLNDSPHIAAPVTLPPSQPAWIWYPYAPSPAFPAIPNGTGRTALAGPIYRHTGSEGEGALPDYYDGAVFLVEWARSFILEARLDDNGDLLAIQPFLPEITWKRPIAMKQGPDGALYVIEWGTGFGGNNPDAQIVCLAYAGGMRPPVVTLTATPTSGPLPLTVQFSSAGTYDPDAGTPLAYAWDFTGDGTTDATTPDAAHTYTEAGTFTARLTVTDATGLSGTATVTITAGNTRPEVTIEAPVAGGIFDWGATIPFKVHVTDAEDGSTADGTIDCAGVVVQPFIGHDDHSHPLEVLSGCEGSFTTEAGHGADGDNLFYLLEVTYTDGGGAGAGALTGSALHRLYPRRLEAEHAPVQVGVQLEPTGDVLGGGQNVGYVDHGDYLAFEGVNLSGIGFVTFRVASAGPGGRIEVRADAADGPLLGTAYVDPTGAWQTYTDVTIPVEDPDGTHDLFLVFLREPGDSGLFNVNTITFHGPGTTAPPPSPHGLKATYFFQKDFSGQAITRLDPQVSFNWSTAAPLPLFPPDGFSVRWTGEVEAPHNEAFVFATRSRDGVRVWVDDVLRIDRWEESAEVVEQRSPPLALKAGRRYPIVVEYFEGTGAASIQLLWESPSTPIQTIPERYLYADTTGATASETKPALPERIELEMPFPNPFRRQITVTYRLPAPAEVRLALYDLLGRRVAVLAEAPRPAGTHRLVWTPPELAAGVYLLRLETPDTTLRRTLVHVR is encoded by the coding sequence ATGGTTCACCTCCTCGTTCCCGCGTTGCTGCTGATCCTGCCGGCGCATCCTGCCGCCACGCCGTCCCCGCCGCCCGAGGCCGGTCGCCACGGGTTCCGGGCGCTGGTGTTTTCGAAGACGGCCGGGTTTCGTCACAGCTCCATCGAAGCGGGTATCGCGGCCCTGCAGGAGCTGGCCACCGAGCACGACTTCGAGGTCGACGCCACCGAAGACGCCTCGGTCTTTACGGACGCCGGCCTGGCTGCCTACGATGTGATCGTCTTCCTCAACACCACCGGCGACGTCCTCGACGCCGACCAGCAGGCGGCCATGGAGCGCTTCATCCGCGCCGGCGGCGGCTTCGCGGGCATCCACGCGGCGGCGGACACCGAGTACGACTGGCCGTTCTACGGCGGCCTCGTCGGAGCCTATTTCGCAAGCCACCCGGAGATCCAGACCGCCACGGTGAAGGTGGTCGACCGCGTGCATCCCTCCACGGCCATGCTCCCGGCCCGCTGGGTGCGCACGGACGAGTGGTACAACTTCCGGACAAACCCGTGGGGGAAGGTGCACGTGCTGGCCGTGCTCGACGAGACGACGTACGGCGGCGGTACGATGGGGCACGACCACCCCATCGCCTGGTGCCACGTCTACGAGGGCGGGCGGGCCTGGTATACCGCCGGCGGGCACACCGAGGCGGCCTACGGCGAGCCACTCTTCCGCGAGCACCTGCTCCAGGGGATCGAGTACGCCGCCGGGGCCGCCCGGGGCGATTGCGGGGCCACGTTCGGGAGCAACTTCGAAAAGCTCATCCTCGAAGACGAGGTCGACGACCCGATGGACCTGGAGGTGCTGGCCGACGGGCGCGTGCTTTTCATCGAGAAAGGCGGGCGGGTGCGGCTCCACGACCCGGCCACGGGGCTGACCACGACGGCCCTGACGCTGAGCGTGTACGAGGGACAGGAGGACGGCCTGCTCGGCATCGCCCTCGATCCCGGCTTCGACGCGAACGGCTGGGTCTACCTGTTCTATTCCCCGGCGGGCGGGTCGGCCCGGCAGCACCTCTCGCGCTTCACCATGACCGGCGGCGTGCTCGATCCGGCCTCCGAGGTGGTTCTGCTGGAGGTGCCCACCCAGCGCGACGAGTGCTGCCACTCGGCCGGCTCGCTCGCCTTCGACCCGGACGGCAACCTGTACATCGCCACGGGGGACGACACCAACCCGTTCGAGTCGGACGGCTATGCGCCCATCGACGGGCGGCCGGGACGGGCGGCGTGGGATGCCCGCCGCACCTCGGGCAACCCGGACGACCTCCGGGGCAAGATTCTCCGCATCCACCCCGAGCCGGACGGCACGTACACCATCCCCGCGGGCAACCTCTTTCCGGCGGACGGCACGGCCGGGCGGCCCGAGGTCTACGTGATGGGCGTGCGCAACCCCTTTCGCATCGCCGTCGACCCTGTGACGGGACGTCTCTACTGGGGTGACGTGGGGCCGGACGCCGGAGCGCCGAGCGCCACCCGCGGCCCCGAGGGGTTCGACGAGTGGAACCGCACCGACACGGCGGGCAACTTCGGCTGGCCCTTCTGCATCGCCGACAACCGGCCGTACGTGGCGTACGACTTCGCTACGGGCCTCTCGGGCGGCGCCTTCGACTGCGACGCCCCGCTGAACGACTCGCCGCACATCGCCGCGCCGGTGACGCTGCCGCCGAGTCAGCCCGCGTGGATCTGGTATCCCTACGCGCCCTCGCCCGCGTTTCCCGCCATCCCGAACGGAACGGGGCGCACGGCGCTGGCCGGGCCGATCTATCGCCACACGGGAAGCGAGGGGGAGGGAGCGCTGCCGGACTACTATGACGGCGCCGTCTTCCTCGTCGAGTGGGCGCGGAGCTTCATCCTGGAAGCCCGTCTGGACGACAATGGCGATCTCCTCGCGATCCAGCCGTTCCTTCCCGAGATCACCTGGAAACGCCCTATCGCCATGAAGCAGGGGCCGGACGGGGCACTCTACGTGATCGAGTGGGGGACGGGCTTCGGCGGGAATAACCCGGACGCGCAGATCGTGTGCCTGGCGTATGCCGGGGGGATGCGCCCGCCGGTGGTGACGCTCACGGCAACGCCTACCTCCGGCCCGCTGCCGCTGACGGTTCAGTTCTCGAGTGCCGGCACCTACGATCCCGACGCCGGCACGCCGCTGGCTTATGCGTGGGACTTCACCGGCGACGGGACGACCGACGCGACGACCCCCGACGCGGCGCACACGTACACCGAGGCCGGCACCTTCACGGCCCGCCTCACCGTCACCGACGCGACGGGCCTGAGCGGTACGGCCACGGTCACCATCACGGCCGGCAACACCCGTCCCGAGGTCACCATCGAGGCACCCGTGGCCGGAGGCATCTTCGACTGGGGCGCCACCATCCCGTTCAAGGTGCACGTCACCGACGCCGAGGACGGCTCCACGGCCGACGGCACCATCGACTGCGCCGGCGTGGTCGTGCAGCCCTTCATCGGCCACGACGACCACAGCCACCCGCTCGAAGTGCTCTCGGGGTGCGAGGGGAGCTTCACGACGGAGGCCGGGCACGGCGCCGACGGCGACAACCTGTTCTACCTGCTGGAGGTGACATATACCGACGGCGGCGGCGCGGGGGCCGGGGCGCTCACGGGGTCGGCCCTCCACCGCCTCTACCCGCGACGCCTGGAGGCCGAGCACGCACCCGTGCAGGTGGGCGTGCAACTGGAACCGACGGGCGACGTGCTCGGCGGCGGGCAGAACGTCGGCTACGTGGACCACGGCGACTACCTGGCCTTCGAGGGGGTCAACCTGAGCGGAATCGGCTTCGTCACGTTCCGCGTGGCCTCGGCGGGACCCGGCGGGCGGATCGAGGTGCGGGCCGACGCCGCGGACGGCCCCCTCCTGGGCACGGCCTACGTGGACCCCACCGGCGCCTGGCAGACGTACACCGACGTGACCATCCCCGTCGAGGACCCCGACGGCACGCACGACCTGTTCCTCGTCTTCCTCCGCGAGCCGGGCGACAGCGGGCTGTTCAACGTGAACACGATCACCTTCCACGGGCCGGGCACGACCGCGCCGCCGCCCTCCCCGCACGGCCTGAAGGCGACCTATTTTTTTCAAAAGGACTTCTCCGGCCAGGCGATCACACGCCTCGACCCACAGGTGAGCTTCAACTGGAGCACGGCCGCCCCCCTGCCCCTCTTCCCACCCGACGGCTTCAGCGTGCGGTGGACGGGGGAGGTGGAAGCTCCGCACAACGAGGCGTTCGTCTTTGCCACCCGCAGCCGCGACGGCGTGCGCGTGTGGGTGGACGATGTCCTCCGCATCGACCGGTGGGAGGAGTCGGCGGAGGTCGTCGAGCAGCGGAGTCCCCCCCTGGCGCTGAAGGCGGGCCGGCGCTACCCGATCGTGGTGGAGTACTTCGAGGGGACGGGCGCGGCCAGCATCCAGCTCCTGTGGGAAAGCCCCTCGACACCCATACAGACGATCCCGGAGCGCTACCTGTATGCGGACACGACGGGCGCGACGGCATCGGAGACGAAGCCGGCGCTGCCCGAACGGATCGAGCTGGAGATGCCCTTTCCGAACCCGTTCCGCCGCCAGATCACCGTGACGTACCGGCTGCCCGCGCCCGCCGAGGTCCGTCTGGCGCTCTACGACCTGCTCGGCCGCCGGGTGGCCGTGCTGGCCGAGGCCCCCCGTCCGGCCGGCACGCACCGCCTCGTCTGGACGCCGCCCGAGCTGGCCGCCGGCGTCTACCTCCTCCGCCTCGAGACGCCCGACACCACCCTCCGCCGGACACTTGTGCACGTGCGGTGA
- a CDS encoding CPCC family cysteine-rich protein codes for MHGSVIPEALERFFIRRMEFDALLRRIRYQPIPLPEPFERYPCDACGYPTVEGWNFDYCTICHWEQDPIQNLYKGNPDEPNGGPNGPYSLKDARLNFERYGCMFSPDDHEVFERAQREAADRQRLLAAYEALRTARRTEDIVAAVGGVLAVERALLQAALAEKTRGPGHRGR; via the coding sequence ATGCACGGCTCTGTGATACCCGAAGCGCTCGAACGTTTCTTCATCCGGCGTATGGAATTTGACGCGCTACTCAGGCGGATCCGCTACCAGCCGATCCCGTTGCCCGAACCGTTTGAGCGCTATCCATGTGATGCCTGCGGCTATCCCACCGTCGAAGGGTGGAACTTTGATTATTGCACGATCTGTCACTGGGAGCAGGATCCGATACAGAACCTCTACAAAGGCAATCCGGACGAGCCCAACGGCGGTCCGAATGGCCCCTATTCGCTCAAGGACGCCCGGCTCAACTTCGAACGCTACGGCTGCATGTTCTCTCCGGACGACCATGAGGTCTTCGAAAGGGCGCAACGGGAGGCGGCGGACCGGCAGCGGCTCCTCGCCGCGTACGAAGCCCTGCGCACGGCGCGGCGTACGGAGGACATCGTCGCGGCCGTGGGGGGTGTCCTGGCCGTGGAACGGGCGCTGCTACAGGCGGCGCTGGCCGAAAAAACACGCGGGCCCGGCCATCGGGGGCGATGA
- a CDS encoding TonB-dependent receptor, with product MNTRILFFFLLLLSLSSTTPARAQAGRIVGTVVDEAEAPVVRAAVVLAGTLRGTLTDEAGRFELGPLAPGTYTLQARALGYEPAEATATVTAGGVARLTLRLATRPVLLEGVEVVARRPGLEPLATLDARRVRETHAADAGALLRLLPGLNAARRGALGLDPNIRGLVETEVGAYVDGVRFFPAGPLRMDSQISHFDPTGIARVEVVKGPYALTWGAGNMAAIRVERFGLHPPAGLHATLHTGYDDNVDAFASAATASYRQGRVSAWLHGAYRQGNDYRDGDGTTIPADFRSGEVRARVGVQTAPGARLTFAGGYNRQDDIDYPGRLLDADFFDAVDLSARYAWIRTDGLLRHLDVQLSWNRVAHDMDNEDKPTARPGTFPDGSMRPALAIRVETASRTLGGRAAAELVPAGDVVLTFGADFYGVNRDGRRPFEAIRPDGSRFVPPFYVTDVVWPDVTITDVGLFGGATHLAGAVELSATARLDLVRAEAGRVSDAYLSVVGGGLTRDDLTQTEANLSGALTLALRPHPAWTVSLGAGSVVRTADALERYADRFPASKAQTSAEFVGNPTLDPERSTQVDLWLEGTYPRVSASLNVFARRMDDYITLEATDIPPLLPLSPPIVYRYVNGEATFYGGEAAVAVRLLEALTLSAGAHYLWGRDETLDEPALGVTPLTARLGLRYDAPGGRFFAEATTHLVGKQTRVAVTRGEQPTDGYTTADVRLGLRLLRDASLLLGVNNVFDAYYVNHLNAANPFTRQRIPEPGRVLFASVRVAL from the coding sequence ATGAACACACGTATCCTTTTCTTTTTCCTTCTTCTTCTCTCCCTGTCCTCCACAACACCGGCCCGGGCACAGGCCGGGCGGATCGTGGGCACCGTCGTCGACGAGGCGGAAGCGCCCGTCGTCCGGGCGGCGGTGGTGCTCGCCGGCACACTCCGCGGCACGCTGACGGACGAGGCGGGCCGGTTCGAACTCGGGCCGCTGGCACCGGGCACGTACACGCTTCAGGCCCGTGCGCTGGGCTACGAACCCGCCGAGGCGACCGCCACCGTGACCGCCGGCGGCGTCGCACGCCTGACCCTGCGCCTGGCGACGCGGCCCGTCCTGCTCGAAGGCGTCGAGGTGGTGGCGCGGCGGCCCGGCCTGGAGCCGCTGGCGACGCTCGACGCCCGGCGTGTCCGCGAGACGCACGCGGCCGACGCCGGAGCCCTGCTCCGTCTGCTTCCCGGCCTGAACGCCGCCCGGCGTGGCGCCCTCGGCCTCGACCCCAACATCCGGGGACTGGTCGAGACGGAGGTCGGCGCCTACGTCGACGGTGTCCGCTTCTTCCCCGCCGGGCCGCTGCGGATGGACTCGCAGATCAGCCATTTCGACCCGACCGGCATCGCCCGCGTCGAGGTCGTCAAGGGCCCCTATGCGCTGACCTGGGGCGCGGGCAACATGGCGGCGATCCGGGTGGAACGCTTCGGCCTCCACCCGCCGGCCGGCCTGCATGCCACGCTCCACACCGGCTATGACGACAACGTGGATGCCTTCGCCTCCGCGGCTACGGCCTCTTACCGGCAGGGGCGCGTGTCGGCCTGGCTCCACGGGGCCTACCGGCAGGGGAACGACTACCGCGACGGCGACGGCACCACCATCCCGGCCGATTTTCGCTCCGGCGAAGTCCGGGCCCGCGTCGGCGTGCAGACCGCACCCGGCGCCCGTCTGACCTTTGCCGGCGGCTACAACCGGCAGGATGACATCGACTACCCAGGCCGCCTCCTCGACGCCGACTTCTTCGACGCCGTCGACCTTTCGGCCCGCTATGCGTGGATCCGCACCGACGGGCTCCTGCGCCACCTCGACGTGCAGTTGAGCTGGAACCGCGTCGCGCACGACATGGACAATGAGGACAAACCCACCGCCCGGCCCGGCACCTTCCCCGACGGCAGCATGCGGCCGGCCCTGGCGATCCGCGTCGAGACGGCCTCGCGCACGCTGGGCGGCCGGGCCGCGGCCGAGCTCGTCCCCGCCGGCGACGTGGTCCTCACCTTCGGCGCGGACTTCTACGGCGTCAACCGGGACGGACGGCGGCCGTTCGAGGCCATCCGCCCGGACGGCTCTCGCTTCGTCCCGCCCTTCTACGTCACCGACGTGGTGTGGCCCGACGTGACGATCACCGACGTGGGCCTCTTCGGCGGGGCCACACACCTGGCGGGAGCGGTCGAACTTTCCGCCACGGCCCGCCTCGACCTCGTCCGCGCCGAGGCCGGGCGTGTCAGCGACGCCTACCTGAGCGTCGTCGGCGGCGGCCTCACCCGCGACGACCTGACGCAGACCGAGGCCAACCTGAGCGGAGCGCTGACGCTGGCCCTGCGGCCGCACCCGGCCTGGACCGTCTCACTCGGCGCCGGCTCGGTCGTCCGCACTGCCGACGCGCTCGAGCGCTACGCCGACCGCTTCCCGGCCAGCAAGGCGCAGACGAGCGCCGAGTTCGTGGGCAATCCCACGCTCGACCCCGAACGCAGCACGCAGGTCGATCTCTGGCTGGAGGGCACCTACCCCCGTGTGAGCGCCAGCCTCAACGTGTTTGCCCGGCGCATGGACGACTACATCACCCTGGAGGCGACCGACATCCCGCCGCTGCTCCCGTTGAGCCCGCCCATTGTCTACCGCTACGTCAACGGCGAGGCCACCTTCTACGGCGGCGAAGCGGCCGTGGCCGTTCGCCTGCTCGAAGCGCTGACCCTCTCGGCCGGCGCGCACTACCTGTGGGGCCGGGACGAGACGCTCGACGAGCCCGCCCTCGGCGTGACACCGCTCACCGCCCGCCTCGGCCTGCGCTACGACGCCCCCGGCGGCCGCTTCTTCGCCGAGGCGACGACACACCTCGTCGGAAAGCAGACCCGCGTGGCCGTCACGCGTGGCGAGCAGCCCACCGACGGCTACACCACGGCGGACGTGCGCCTGGGCCTGCGCCTGCTCCGGGATGCCTCGCTCCTGCTCGGGGTCAACAACGTGTTCGACGCCTACTACGTCAACCACCTCAACGCCGCCAATCCATTCACCCGGCAGCGCATCCCCGAGCCCGGACGCGTCCTCTTCGCCAGCGTGCGTGTGGCGCTCTGA
- a CDS encoding ABC transporter ATP-binding protein → MANVTLERVRKVYDNGFVAVHGASFEVRDGEFVVLVGPSGCGKSTMLRMIAGLESITEGVLRIGDRVVNDVPPKDRDIAMVFQNYALYPHMTAFENMAFGLRLRKFPKAEIRKRVEQAAEILGLMAVLDRKPAQLSGGQRQRVAVGRAIVRQPRVFLFDEPLSNLDAKLRVQMRTEIARLHRRLGATMIYVTHDQVEAMTMGDRIVVLRDGHIQQIDTPLALYNRPANRFVAGFIGSPSMNFVPGRVVREGGLRFQARDGRFALPLDEERARLLRAYVGQPVTLGIRPEDLHVAGSRYVTGPVAEAAFPVEVLEPMGNEIFVYARAGEQTLVARVPPQPLPGPGEPVRLAFDLARLHFFDAETEEAIGFQVAVAA, encoded by the coding sequence ATGGCAAACGTCACGCTTGAGCGGGTACGCAAAGTATACGACAACGGCTTCGTGGCCGTGCACGGGGCCAGCTTCGAGGTGCGGGACGGGGAGTTCGTCGTCCTCGTCGGGCCCTCCGGGTGCGGCAAGAGCACCATGCTGCGGATGATTGCCGGGCTGGAGTCGATCACCGAAGGGGTGCTCCGGATCGGCGACCGGGTGGTCAACGACGTGCCGCCGAAGGATCGGGACATCGCCATGGTTTTTCAGAACTACGCGCTGTACCCGCACATGACGGCCTTCGAGAACATGGCCTTCGGCCTCCGGTTGCGCAAGTTTCCAAAGGCGGAGATCCGGAAACGGGTCGAGCAGGCTGCCGAGATCCTGGGGTTGATGGCGGTGCTGGACCGGAAGCCCGCGCAGCTCTCGGGCGGCCAGCGGCAGCGCGTGGCCGTCGGGCGGGCCATCGTGCGCCAGCCCCGGGTGTTTCTCTTCGACGAGCCGCTCTCGAACCTGGACGCCAAGCTCCGGGTGCAGATGCGGACGGAGATCGCCCGGCTGCACCGGCGGCTCGGGGCCACCATGATCTATGTGACGCACGACCAGGTGGAAGCCATGACGATGGGGGACCGGATCGTGGTGCTCCGGGACGGTCATATCCAGCAGATCGACACGCCGCTGGCGCTCTACAACAGGCCGGCCAACCGGTTCGTGGCCGGGTTCATCGGGAGCCCGTCGATGAACTTCGTCCCGGGGCGGGTCGTGCGGGAAGGGGGGCTCCGGTTCCAGGCCCGGGACGGCCGCTTTGCCCTGCCGCTGGACGAGGAGCGGGCCCGGCTGCTTCGGGCGTATGTAGGGCAGCCGGTGACGCTGGGGATCCGCCCGGAGGATCTTCACGTGGCCGGAAGCCGTTACGTGACCGGCCCGGTGGCCGAGGCAGCGTTTCCGGTCGAGGTGCTGGAGCCGATGGGGAACGAGATCTTCGTTTATGCCCGGGCCGGGGAGCAGACGCTGGTGGCGCGGGTGCCGCCGCAACCGCTGCCGGGGCCGGGCGAGCCGGTTCGGCTGGCGTTCGACCTGGCCCGGCTGCATTTCTTCGATGCGGAGACGGAGGAGGCCATCGGCTTTCAGGTGGCGGTGGCGGCCTGA